One window from the genome of Sulfodiicoccus acidiphilus encodes:
- a CDS encoding translation initiation factor IF-2 subunit gamma: MTWPKVQPEVNVGVVGHVDHGKTTLVQAITGVWTAKHSEELKRGMTIKLGYAECSVGLCESCRRPEAYVVEPSCSGCGSDEEPKFLRRLSFIDAPGHEVLMTTMLSGTALMDGAILVVGANEPFPQPQTREHFEALGIAGIKRLVIVQNKVDVVTKDEALKNYEQIRRFLKGTWAEDAPIIPVSALHKVNIDAVIEALETYVKTPERDLTKVPIMLTIRSFDVNKPGTSVGDLKGGVLGGSIIQGVLKVGDEIKVLPGIEKHGETGYEPLYATVDSLRFGDVEVEEARPGGLVAVGTSLDPSLTKADSRIGSVVTRADAEVPVLSHITLEYTLFERAVGTKELVKVDSIRPKETIMLSVGAVTTVGTVTGVKGDQIDVQLKRPVPVWGNGLRAVVTRNIGGRWRLVGWGTVKV, translated from the coding sequence TTGACTTGGCCTAAGGTCCAGCCTGAAGTCAATGTAGGTGTAGTCGGACACGTAGACCATGGGAAGACTACGTTAGTTCAGGCAATAACGGGAGTGTGGACCGCCAAGCACTCAGAGGAACTGAAGCGAGGCATGACCATAAAGTTGGGCTACGCTGAGTGTAGCGTAGGCCTATGTGAATCCTGCAGGAGACCCGAGGCCTACGTTGTAGAGCCATCATGCAGTGGTTGTGGGAGTGATGAGGAACCTAAGTTCCTAAGGAGGCTTTCATTCATCGATGCTCCAGGTCACGAGGTATTAATGACCACCATGCTCTCGGGGACCGCGCTAATGGACGGTGCAATACTGGTCGTTGGCGCAAACGAACCTTTTCCACAGCCACAGACTAGGGAACACTTCGAGGCCTTGGGGATAGCAGGGATAAAGAGACTCGTCATAGTGCAAAACAAGGTCGACGTAGTTACTAAAGACGAGGCACTCAAGAATTACGAGCAGATAAGGAGGTTCCTAAAGGGAACCTGGGCAGAGGACGCCCCCATCATTCCCGTGAGCGCCCTTCATAAAGTTAATATAGATGCAGTGATAGAGGCCTTAGAAACTTACGTTAAGACGCCAGAGAGAGATCTCACTAAGGTTCCCATAATGCTCACCATAAGGAGCTTCGACGTCAACAAGCCGGGTACCTCAGTTGGAGACCTCAAGGGAGGAGTATTGGGAGGAAGTATTATCCAGGGTGTGTTGAAAGTGGGGGACGAGATCAAGGTGTTGCCCGGAATAGAGAAGCACGGCGAAACGGGATACGAGCCCCTTTACGCGACTGTAGACTCTCTGAGGTTCGGGGACGTTGAGGTCGAAGAGGCTAGACCTGGCGGACTCGTCGCAGTCGGAACTTCGTTGGATCCCTCACTGACTAAGGCGGACTCTAGGATAGGTAGCGTAGTAACGAGGGCTGATGCTGAAGTTCCGGTCCTCTCTCACATCACTTTAGAGTACACACTCTTCGAAAGAGCTGTAGGGACCAAGGAGCTAGTCAAGGTGGACAGTATAAGGCCGAAGGAGACCATAATGCTAAGCGTAGGTGCTGTAACCACAGTTGGAACAGTCACTGGTGTAAAGGGCGACCAGATAGACGTTCAGCTCAAGAGGCCTGTACCCGTGTGGGGGAATGGCCTTCGCGCTGTAGTGACTAGGAATATTGGAGGAAGGTGGAGGTTAGTAGGATGGGGAACAGTCAAGGTGTAG
- a CDS encoding DNA-directed RNA polymerase: MFKLVKAKGIVRISPEFFGEPLEQTVLESLRQEYQERLIKDLGLVLAVMDVKVSEEGRIILGDGATYHDVEFQLLTFVPVPQEVVEGEVVQTDNIGIYVNIGPMDGLVHISQIADENLKYDPNRGILVGERTKRIIEGGDKVRARIVSISAPSAGRLPRIGLTMRQPYLGKIEWIEKEVTKVTK, from the coding sequence GTGTTTAAACTTGTTAAGGCTAAGGGAATAGTAAGGATCTCTCCCGAGTTCTTCGGAGAACCACTGGAGCAAACCGTTCTTGAATCCCTCAGGCAGGAGTATCAAGAGAGACTGATAAAGGATCTAGGTTTAGTTTTGGCGGTGATGGACGTTAAAGTCAGTGAAGAAGGGAGAATCATATTAGGCGACGGTGCTACTTATCACGACGTCGAGTTCCAGCTTCTGACCTTCGTTCCAGTACCGCAGGAAGTGGTAGAGGGAGAGGTTGTGCAGACAGATAACATAGGTATATACGTCAACATAGGTCCAATGGACGGACTGGTACACATTTCCCAAATAGCCGACGAGAACCTAAAATACGATCCCAATAGGGGAATCTTAGTGGGAGAAAGGACTAAGAGGATAATAGAGGGAGGGGACAAAGTGAGGGCAAGGATAGTCTCCATAAGTGCCCCCTCAGCTGGCAGGCTACCTAGAATAGGACTCACCATGAGGCAGCCTTACTTGGGAAAAATAGAGTGGATAGAGAAGGAAGTTACTAAGGTGACTAAGTGA
- a CDS encoding 2,3-bisphosphoglycerate-independent phosphoglycerate mutase has protein sequence MRRYKVLLVVGDGLGDRPIEVLGNKTPLQVARTENIDLLLRNSVVGLMDPIAPGVRPGSDTSHLALLGLDPFNYYSGRGVFEALGAGAELSEGDVALRGNFATVNEDMVVKDRRAGRNLKEAGELVKELNERIGEVLGVKVRFYRGTEHRLAVVLSGRDLGEKVSDTDPHEEGLKLNPCAPLTSDERDLRTCKVINELTRRAHEVLRNSRLNADREREGLPPANVLLLRGASKYRAVPSLRSRTGMDGACVTATAVIRGICKALELESHTPPGATGGLDTDYLSKGREAARVLREKDFVLLHVKATDAASHDGLAKQKVEAIEGIDKAVGEVLMNFGEELVVAVTGDHSTPVELKEHSGDPVPLMIHCPNRLTREDVSHFDEGGAKRGSLRVRGLDLMNLLLNYSNRAQKFGE, from the coding sequence GTGAGGAGATATAAGGTACTACTGGTAGTGGGGGATGGGCTCGGGGATAGACCAATCGAAGTCCTAGGGAACAAAACTCCCCTTCAGGTAGCACGAACAGAGAACATCGACCTTCTCTTGAGGAACTCTGTGGTGGGGCTCATGGATCCCATTGCCCCAGGCGTGAGACCTGGAAGTGACACATCGCACCTAGCCCTCCTCGGTTTAGATCCTTTCAACTACTACTCCGGCCGAGGAGTGTTCGAAGCTCTGGGAGCAGGGGCGGAACTCTCGGAGGGAGACGTGGCCCTCAGAGGGAACTTCGCAACAGTGAACGAGGACATGGTAGTCAAGGACAGGAGAGCGGGGAGGAACCTCAAGGAAGCAGGAGAGCTGGTAAAAGAGTTGAACGAGAGGATCGGTGAGGTCCTCGGAGTGAAGGTCAGGTTCTACAGGGGAACTGAACACCGGCTAGCGGTGGTACTCTCTGGAAGGGACCTAGGAGAGAAGGTCAGCGATACGGATCCGCACGAGGAGGGTCTAAAGCTCAACCCATGTGCTCCCCTAACGAGTGACGAGAGGGACCTCAGAACGTGTAAGGTAATCAACGAGTTGACGCGGAGAGCTCACGAAGTACTCAGGAACAGCCGGCTAAACGCCGACAGAGAGCGAGAGGGGTTACCTCCAGCGAACGTGTTGCTCCTAAGGGGGGCCTCGAAGTATAGGGCTGTTCCCTCCCTGAGAAGTAGGACAGGAATGGATGGAGCTTGCGTTACGGCTACAGCCGTAATTAGGGGAATCTGTAAAGCGTTGGAGTTGGAGTCTCACACTCCGCCAGGCGCTACTGGAGGTCTAGATACGGACTACCTATCCAAGGGGAGGGAAGCCGCGAGGGTGTTGAGGGAAAAGGACTTCGTCCTCCTTCATGTTAAGGCCACAGATGCCGCCTCCCACGATGGACTAGCTAAGCAGAAGGTGGAGGCTATCGAGGGAATCGATAAAGCGGTAGGAGAGGTCTTGATGAACTTCGGAGAGGAACTGGTAGTGGCAGTTACAGGAGATCACTCCACCCCCGTCGAGCTAAAGGAACACTCGGGAGACCCCGTACCACTGATGATCCATTGTCCAAATCGATTAACGAGGGAGGATGTCTCACACTTCGACGAAGGGGGAGCTAAGAGGGGAAGCTTAAGAGTGAGAGGACTAGACCTAATGAACTTATTGCTGAACTACTCCAACAGGGCTCAGAAGTTCGGGGAATAG
- a CDS encoding CDC48 family AAA ATPase, whose product MASNGLKLKVVEAKQRDVGRKIARISEVTMRKGGIETGDYVEIKGPKGSALAQVYPSYDIGTNEIRIDGYLRKTINVSIGDEVTVSRAQVTPAAKVVLAPTQPIRFDQSFIDYVKDQLMNKPVTKGEVIPLPIYTGTLEVVVINTQPSNYVYVSSETSVELREEPVKEAGAYPKVTWEDIGDLEEAKEKIREIVEWPMRHPEVFQHLGIEPPNGILLYGPPGTGKTLLARALANEVGAYFTSINGPEIMSKFYGESEQRLREIFDEAEKNAPSIVFIDEIDAIAPKREEVTGEVEKRVVAQLLTLMDGIKGRGRLVVIGATNRPDALDPALRRPGRFDREIEIRPPDVKARREILEVHTRNMPKAADVNLDKIAEMTNGYTGADIAALAKEAALSALRRFIGTGKINLEQSTIPSEALKELQVTMEDFLNGMKVVQPSLLREIYVEVPTVRWSDVGGLEDVKQQLKEAVEWPMKRPDVFEQMGIRPPKGILLFGPPGTGKTLLAKAVATESGANFVAVRGPEVLSKWVGESEKAVREIFRKAREAAPAVIFFDEIDSITPIRGAGRDSGVTERIVNQLLTEMDGIVPLNRVVVIGATNRPDIVDPALLRPGRFDRLIYVPPPDRQARLDILKIHTKGVKLDPSFSLEQLADRTEGYTGADLEALVREAVMIALREKFEVRPIGMEYFEKAMKVVTPSLSRADIERYERLAKELKRSAV is encoded by the coding sequence ATGGCTTCCAACGGACTCAAACTTAAGGTGGTTGAAGCAAAGCAGAGGGACGTAGGAAGGAAGATAGCGAGGATATCTGAAGTCACAATGAGGAAGGGAGGGATAGAAACTGGAGACTACGTGGAGATAAAGGGACCTAAGGGATCGGCGCTGGCCCAAGTGTACCCAAGTTACGACATTGGAACCAACGAGATAAGGATAGACGGCTACTTGAGGAAAACGATAAACGTCTCAATAGGTGACGAGGTCACGGTATCGAGGGCACAGGTAACGCCAGCGGCCAAGGTGGTGCTGGCCCCCACGCAGCCGATAAGGTTCGATCAGTCGTTTATAGACTACGTCAAGGACCAGTTAATGAACAAACCAGTAACTAAGGGTGAAGTGATTCCACTGCCAATCTACACGGGAACGCTCGAGGTCGTGGTTATCAACACTCAACCCTCTAACTACGTCTACGTTTCCAGTGAGACGTCCGTAGAACTCAGGGAGGAGCCAGTGAAGGAGGCCGGCGCCTACCCCAAGGTGACGTGGGAGGACATAGGAGACTTGGAGGAGGCTAAGGAGAAAATAAGGGAAATCGTAGAGTGGCCGATGAGGCATCCAGAGGTGTTTCAGCACCTAGGGATTGAGCCTCCTAATGGGATACTGCTCTATGGCCCTCCAGGTACTGGGAAGACCTTATTGGCTAGGGCGTTGGCGAACGAGGTGGGGGCCTACTTCACCTCCATAAACGGTCCCGAGATAATGAGCAAGTTCTACGGTGAGAGCGAACAGAGGCTCAGGGAGATATTCGATGAAGCTGAGAAGAACGCGCCATCCATAGTCTTCATAGATGAAATAGATGCCATAGCTCCCAAGAGGGAGGAAGTCACGGGTGAAGTGGAGAAGAGGGTAGTGGCACAACTGCTCACCCTCATGGACGGAATAAAGGGTAGGGGAAGGCTAGTAGTGATTGGGGCAACCAACAGACCTGACGCCCTCGACCCAGCTCTCAGGAGGCCTGGAAGGTTTGACAGGGAGATAGAGATAAGACCACCTGATGTGAAGGCCAGACGAGAGATCTTGGAGGTCCACACCAGGAACATGCCCAAGGCGGCTGACGTGAACTTGGACAAGATAGCGGAGATGACTAACGGATACACTGGAGCCGACATAGCGGCACTGGCCAAGGAAGCGGCCCTCAGTGCCCTGAGAAGGTTCATTGGAACTGGCAAGATAAACCTAGAACAATCCACCATCCCATCGGAAGCACTGAAGGAACTCCAAGTCACGATGGAGGACTTCCTAAATGGGATGAAGGTCGTGCAGCCTTCCCTACTTAGGGAAATATACGTTGAGGTACCGACGGTCAGGTGGAGTGACGTTGGTGGATTAGAGGACGTTAAACAACAGTTGAAAGAGGCAGTGGAGTGGCCCATGAAGAGGCCCGACGTGTTCGAGCAAATGGGAATAAGGCCACCTAAGGGGATACTTCTCTTCGGCCCACCTGGTACAGGTAAAACTTTGCTGGCCAAGGCGGTGGCCACGGAAAGCGGGGCCAACTTTGTGGCAGTGAGGGGCCCCGAGGTTCTCTCCAAGTGGGTTGGGGAGAGCGAGAAGGCGGTGAGGGAGATATTCCGGAAGGCCAGGGAGGCGGCCCCAGCGGTGATATTCTTCGACGAGATAGACTCGATCACTCCAATCAGGGGTGCTGGGAGGGACTCTGGCGTCACAGAGAGGATAGTTAACCAACTCTTGACCGAAATGGACGGAATAGTTCCTCTGAACAGAGTCGTCGTCATTGGAGCTACTAACAGACCAGACATAGTTGATCCAGCCCTCCTCAGGCCTGGAAGGTTCGACAGACTGATCTATGTCCCGCCTCCTGACAGGCAAGCGAGGCTGGACATATTGAAAATCCACACCAAAGGAGTTAAGCTGGACCCAAGCTTCTCGTTAGAGCAACTAGCGGACAGGACTGAGGGCTACACGGGGGCGGACCTAGAGGCCCTCGTGAGGGAGGCAGTAATGATTGCGTTGAGGGAAAAATTCGAGGTCAGGCCAATAGGTATGGAATACTTCGAGAAGGCCATGAAGGTCGTGACTCCCTCCCTAAGTAGGGCTGACATAGAACGATATGAGAGGTTGGCCAAGGAACTGAAGAGGAGTGCGGTGTGA
- a CDS encoding PIN domain-containing protein produces MGNSQGVVVDTNVLLYVADGLQPFEEVRTQLGGEVKFIVLREVLRELELLSKRNQKLRIKVNVAMEYLDSHCGEWISEHSTGKDADSAILAFARSNGYAVMTNDVELKKKVRDANLTLIFIKGKGVTSTVLS; encoded by the coding sequence ATGGGGAACAGTCAAGGTGTAGTGGTTGACACAAACGTGCTACTTTACGTTGCCGATGGGTTGCAGCCCTTTGAAGAAGTGAGGACACAGCTCGGAGGAGAAGTCAAGTTCATTGTGTTGAGGGAGGTTCTGAGGGAATTGGAACTCCTCTCCAAGAGGAATCAGAAACTCAGAATAAAGGTCAATGTTGCAATGGAATACCTTGATTCTCATTGTGGCGAATGGATCTCGGAACACTCTACTGGAAAGGATGCAGACTCCGCTATACTCGCTTTCGCTAGGTCTAATGGGTACGCGGTCATGACAAACGACGTAGAATTGAAGAAGAAAGTGAGGGACGCCAACTTGACCCTCATATTTATAAAGGGAAAAGGTGTTACTTCGACGGTATTAAGCTGA
- a CDS encoding carbon-nitrogen hydrolase family protein yields the protein MLIALAHLRMRNMVRKHNLEKARKLLKISKEKGAKLVVLPSMFPVGSTLDPQGVNDRRTRNMVKNLAERIPGSLTDSLVDLAMEGQIHLIAGPILEQAGPKIFLTMLFISPQGEIIGKYRKIYPSERDVTLGISPGREPINMVLDKKYGIIAEDDLFSPEINRILTLGGSQLMIVTTRNGPVTRSEIVKHVAITRSIENGVPYLVVGGVIEDDQGDVVAFSPTFVSTPDAQVYKEIAGYEDGVITVESTMLTQSRESKSGYPSVENTVSILCKSFKKMNSTTYHGR from the coding sequence CTGCTAATCGCACTTGCTCACCTTAGGATGCGTAACATGGTGAGGAAACACAACTTGGAGAAAGCAAGGAAGCTACTGAAGATATCCAAGGAGAAGGGCGCAAAACTAGTTGTCCTCCCTTCAATGTTTCCAGTGGGGAGTACCTTGGACCCGCAGGGAGTTAACGATAGACGAACGAGGAACATGGTGAAGAACTTGGCCGAGAGGATACCAGGCTCCCTAACTGACTCCTTAGTGGACTTAGCCATGGAAGGGCAGATCCACTTGATAGCCGGTCCTATCCTAGAGCAAGCCGGACCAAAGATATTCCTCACGATGCTCTTCATTTCACCTCAGGGAGAAATAATAGGCAAGTACAGGAAGATCTATCCATCCGAGAGGGACGTCACTCTGGGTATCTCACCTGGAAGGGAACCTATAAATATGGTCCTTGACAAGAAGTACGGGATAATAGCGGAGGACGACCTATTCTCGCCCGAGATAAACAGGATCCTCACCCTTGGTGGGTCACAGCTCATGATCGTAACCACGAGGAACGGTCCCGTCACCCGAAGCGAGATTGTGAAACACGTGGCCATAACCCGGTCCATCGAGAACGGTGTACCATACTTGGTGGTGGGAGGGGTTATAGAAGACGATCAGGGTGATGTCGTAGCCTTCTCTCCAACCTTCGTCTCTACTCCCGACGCCCAAGTGTACAAGGAGATAGCGGGATACGAGGACGGTGTGATAACTGTGGAGTCCACCATGCTAACTCAATCACGGGAGAGTAAGTCGGGGTACCCTAGTGTGGAGAACACCGTTTCCATACTTTGTAAGAGCTTCAAGAAGATGAACTCAACCACCTACCACGGAAGGTGA
- the rgy gene encoding reverse gyrase has translation MVEAVYARSCPNCGGDIRASRLTLGSCCSRCIEEDVEFPSLNVLLATLSRSGKLKFLREEEMVLRELDSLSTYFRAMTGSTLTGPQRSWALRFLRGESFSITAPPGMGKTTFGLSASIFNAVRGAKSVLVFPTKSLVSQAEVKLRDVTSKLGLSVKFVSTVKKEPEGEDFHILLTTSKYAMLHRELANHDFRMIFVDDVDAVTKSRKSTYMLLELAGFSKDELSSLRDASREGDSLKVREIRERVLNGKVVILSSASVTRVTPIISSALGLRPGGTAIYSRNIVDTYMEFPSDVAVELKKVLRTLGTGGLVYVSVDKGMELAKRIHEELSEELRVGLVNSTSSKAVERFRGGELDYLVGVATHYGPLVRGLDMPSRVRYAIFVGVPKFKFVLGEKMHPLAALRLLVTLASVKRLTELYSLVGQMRKKLRTLSPSALAVVANAIREGKLEDKVFARVYDVVQRSLEDKETLQRMMEAGGFVLQDGLLLLPDYVTYLQASARTSRLLGGGLTTGLSVVLVDDWRLFSAFKNRLSFVLDDVIWYPLNLAEGKVGDKELGDLMSKIDEERNAGVQDELKLRTVLFIVESPNKARTISNLFGKPAVRELNGLRAYEVMIGDALVTVTYSGGHIYDLTTREVDLHGVRVVDDGVNFVPQYDAILRCGNGHSYVPSDSEGCPVCKSTLVSVDKLQVVNSLRRLSMEVDQVLIGTDPDTEGEKIAWDVYLNLRPFNTNIMRAEFHEVTRKAVLSALRSPRLMNLNLVASQVVRRIEDRWIGFELSQRLWREFWPQYCRSRGFEQCGENRWLSAGRVQTPVLGWIIRRYNEYQDTKVRAYALEFDGKFLVIDKAPGVRKNSQLTVKIGEVSEHVDIFGPLPPYTTDSMLTDAFRFLRLGAGETMRLAQELFEFGLITYHRTDSTRVSDVGISVARNYLTELLSEDVSNVFEPKTWGEGGAHEAIRPTKPVDVDQLRVLVEEGTITLPRPLEYDHYRLYQLIFRRFIGSQVKPITLVKQEAPFEVHSKNGQLVSRGRLEFIVDVKYPDPRLSGRTFSPPVRTQPPLKPGEYVAKVTRSFLRSQVELYTQGDVITEMKLKQVGRPSTYSTIMGKLLEKRYVMESRFSRRLIPSRLGGEVYNFLTSKYGDFVSEERTRKLLELMDQVEEAKVDYRDVLMQLYSEIKNIRG, from the coding sequence TTGGTTGAGGCGGTCTACGCTCGCTCGTGTCCTAACTGCGGAGGGGACATTCGAGCGTCCAGGTTGACTTTGGGCTCATGTTGCAGCCGGTGTATAGAGGAGGACGTTGAGTTCCCCAGCTTGAACGTCCTTCTAGCTACTCTGAGTCGAAGCGGCAAACTCAAGTTCCTGAGAGAGGAAGAGATGGTACTACGAGAGCTAGACTCCCTATCTACCTACTTCAGGGCCATGACAGGTTCGACCCTAACAGGTCCCCAGAGGTCTTGGGCCCTCAGGTTTCTGAGGGGAGAGTCCTTTTCAATCACGGCCCCTCCAGGTATGGGTAAGACTACCTTCGGTCTCTCAGCTTCCATTTTCAACGCGGTGAGGGGTGCGAAGAGTGTCCTAGTGTTTCCGACTAAGAGTCTAGTATCACAGGCAGAGGTTAAATTGAGAGACGTCACGTCAAAGCTTGGACTTTCGGTCAAGTTCGTTTCGACGGTGAAGAAGGAGCCGGAGGGTGAAGACTTCCACATTCTACTCACGACCTCGAAGTACGCCATGCTGCATAGGGAGCTAGCTAACCACGACTTCAGGATGATCTTCGTTGACGACGTTGACGCCGTCACTAAGTCTAGGAAGAGCACTTACATGCTCCTAGAGTTGGCGGGGTTTTCTAAGGACGAACTCTCCTCATTGAGGGACGCGTCTAGGGAGGGAGATTCCCTGAAGGTTAGGGAGATAAGGGAGAGAGTCCTTAACGGGAAAGTAGTAATTCTGTCCTCGGCCAGCGTCACAAGGGTGACACCAATAATAAGCTCGGCACTAGGATTGAGGCCTGGCGGTACAGCGATATACTCGAGGAACATAGTTGATACCTACATGGAGTTCCCAAGCGATGTAGCGGTGGAGCTCAAGAAGGTATTGAGGACTCTCGGCACAGGAGGACTCGTGTACGTCTCTGTCGACAAGGGAATGGAGCTGGCAAAGCGAATCCACGAGGAGCTCTCCGAGGAACTACGAGTTGGCCTAGTTAACTCCACGTCATCTAAGGCCGTGGAGCGGTTCAGGGGTGGTGAGCTTGATTACTTGGTGGGAGTGGCCACCCACTACGGGCCTCTCGTGAGGGGATTGGACATGCCATCGAGAGTGAGGTACGCTATCTTTGTAGGTGTTCCGAAGTTCAAGTTCGTATTGGGAGAGAAGATGCACCCTCTAGCGGCATTAAGATTGTTAGTAACTTTAGCAAGCGTGAAGAGGTTAACCGAACTCTACTCTTTAGTAGGGCAGATGAGGAAGAAGCTTAGGACGCTCTCACCCTCGGCCCTAGCGGTGGTCGCTAACGCTATACGCGAGGGTAAATTGGAAGACAAAGTCTTCGCTAGGGTGTACGATGTCGTTCAGAGGTCCTTGGAGGACAAGGAGACGCTACAGAGGATGATGGAAGCGGGAGGCTTTGTACTTCAGGATGGATTGTTGCTACTTCCAGACTACGTCACCTACCTCCAGGCCAGTGCTAGGACCTCTAGGCTCCTCGGTGGTGGCCTTACCACCGGACTAAGCGTGGTACTAGTTGACGATTGGAGGTTGTTCTCGGCTTTCAAAAATAGGCTCTCATTCGTCCTCGACGACGTGATCTGGTATCCTTTGAACTTGGCAGAAGGCAAGGTTGGAGACAAAGAACTTGGGGACCTCATGAGCAAGATCGACGAGGAGAGGAACGCGGGAGTACAGGACGAGTTGAAGCTCAGGACGGTCCTCTTCATCGTGGAGTCCCCCAACAAGGCCAGAACTATTTCCAACCTCTTCGGTAAGCCCGCTGTGAGGGAGCTGAATGGACTGAGGGCCTACGAGGTTATGATAGGGGACGCACTAGTTACGGTGACCTACTCTGGTGGACACATTTACGATCTCACGACCCGGGAAGTGGACTTGCACGGAGTCAGAGTCGTGGACGATGGAGTCAACTTCGTCCCGCAGTACGACGCTATCCTAAGGTGTGGTAACGGTCACAGCTACGTGCCCTCCGATTCGGAGGGTTGTCCAGTGTGCAAGTCAACGCTCGTGTCTGTGGATAAGTTACAGGTCGTGAACTCCCTCAGGAGGCTCTCGATGGAGGTGGACCAAGTGTTGATTGGGACGGACCCAGATACAGAGGGGGAGAAGATCGCCTGGGACGTTTACCTCAACTTGAGGCCCTTTAATACTAACATAATGAGGGCCGAATTTCACGAGGTAACTAGGAAGGCTGTTCTGTCGGCCCTGAGAAGCCCAAGACTCATGAACCTGAACTTGGTTGCTTCACAGGTTGTGAGAAGAATAGAGGACAGGTGGATAGGCTTCGAGCTATCGCAGAGACTGTGGAGGGAGTTCTGGCCCCAGTACTGCAGGTCCCGCGGCTTCGAACAGTGCGGTGAAAACAGATGGCTTAGCGCAGGCAGGGTTCAAACACCCGTCTTGGGTTGGATCATAAGGAGATACAACGAATATCAGGACACCAAGGTAAGGGCATACGCCCTAGAGTTCGACGGCAAATTCCTGGTGATCGACAAGGCACCTGGAGTTAGGAAGAACTCACAACTCACGGTAAAGATAGGTGAGGTAAGTGAGCACGTAGATATCTTCGGACCGCTTCCACCCTACACCACGGACTCTATGCTGACTGACGCCTTCAGATTCCTGAGACTAGGGGCTGGGGAGACCATGCGTCTCGCTCAGGAGCTCTTTGAGTTTGGTCTCATAACGTACCACAGAACAGACAGCACGAGGGTCTCCGACGTGGGGATCTCTGTAGCGAGGAACTACCTAACCGAACTGTTGAGTGAGGATGTGAGTAATGTATTTGAGCCTAAGACGTGGGGGGAGGGAGGAGCTCACGAGGCCATCAGACCCACGAAGCCGGTGGACGTAGATCAGTTGAGGGTACTAGTAGAAGAGGGAACCATAACACTACCAAGGCCTTTGGAGTACGATCACTATCGTCTCTACCAGCTCATTTTCAGGAGATTCATTGGGAGTCAGGTCAAGCCAATAACTCTCGTGAAGCAAGAAGCCCCGTTCGAGGTTCACAGCAAGAATGGGCAACTTGTCAGTAGGGGGAGATTGGAGTTCATCGTAGATGTGAAGTACCCAGATCCTAGATTGTCTGGTAGGACGTTCTCTCCTCCTGTAAGAACCCAGCCTCCTCTCAAACCTGGAGAATATGTAGCAAAGGTAACGAGGTCCTTCCTACGTAGTCAGGTGGAATTATATACCCAAGGGGACGTTATCACTGAGATGAAGTTGAAACAGGTGGGTAGGCCCAGTACCTACTCCACCATAATGGGTAAACTGTTGGAGAAGAGGTACGTCATGGAGAGTCGTTTCAGTAGGAGGCTGATTCCCTCTAGGCTAGGTGGCGAGGTCTACAACTTCTTGACCTCGAAGTATGGGGACTTCGTGTCTGAAGAAAGGACGCGGAAGTTACTGGAGCTTATGGACCAAGTCGAGGAGGCGAAAGTCGACTATAGAGATGTTTTGATGCAGTTATATTCTGAAATTAAGAACATTAGAGGGTGA
- a CDS encoding GTP-dependent dephospho-CoA kinase family protein: protein MRPELSRPYGILFINDDALVSFLIRFNGVITVGDYVTSILRNRGVKPVLSVVDGTTRRVSFSSSITFQKEVRNPPSTISLEAFKVIAEALERRGGETIMVRGEEDMLVIPVLLLAPEGDVVVYGQPKAGAVALEVSQPMRWRASSLLRAMEVKEC, encoded by the coding sequence ATGAGGCCTGAACTCTCTAGACCTTACGGGATCCTCTTCATAAACGACGACGCCCTCGTTTCTTTCCTCATTAGGTTCAACGGAGTCATAACAGTCGGGGATTATGTAACGTCGATCTTGAGGAACAGAGGAGTTAAGCCCGTCCTGAGCGTAGTAGACGGAACAACGCGAAGGGTCAGTTTTTCCTCATCAATAACTTTTCAAAAGGAAGTGAGAAACCCCCCAAGCACTATATCTCTCGAGGCCTTCAAGGTTATAGCTGAAGCGTTGGAGAGGAGAGGTGGAGAGACGATAATGGTGAGGGGCGAGGAAGACATGTTAGTGATTCCGGTACTACTCCTCGCTCCAGAAGGGGACGTGGTGGTCTATGGGCAGCCTAAGGCCGGGGCAGTAGCGTTGGAGGTCTCCCAGCCTATGAGGTGGAGGGCGTCCTCACTCCTTCGAGCTATGGAGGTTAAGGAGTGTTGA
- the spt4 gene encoding transcription elongation factor subunit Spt4, whose protein sequence is MSSRASLKACRNCRALLPSDQNKCPVCGGESFANEWRGVLIVFSEKSELGSAAGALRPWRYAVSLK, encoded by the coding sequence ATGTCTTCTAGGGCCTCTCTCAAGGCCTGTAGGAACTGCAGGGCACTTCTCCCTTCTGACCAGAATAAGTGTCCCGTCTGTGGTGGAGAGAGCTTTGCCAACGAATGGCGGGGAGTCCTCATTGTGTTCTCCGAAAAGTCTGAGTTGGGCTCAGCTGCGGGCGCCCTCAGGCCGTGGAGGTATGCAGTGAGCCTAAAGTGA